One part of the Vicia villosa cultivar HV-30 ecotype Madison, WI linkage group LG6, Vvil1.0, whole genome shotgun sequence genome encodes these proteins:
- the LOC131609629 gene encoding brassinosteroid-responsive RING protein 1-like produces the protein MGFPIRYSELSVPKLFLHLLSLLAFLRSLALSFLSLLHLSDISTATSSESNSDHPTLSATLIREFLPVISYRDLAEDSKTVECAVCLNEFAGEEEIRCMTNCKHIFHKRCVDSWIDHDQKTCPLCRTQFVPYKKMEDYNQRLWKACESESECEYDDDYALFSHHDDDPLIASL, from the coding sequence ATGGGATTCCCGATAAGATACTCTGAACTTTCCGTTCCCAAACTCTTCCTTCACCTTCTCTCTCTCCTCGCCTTCCTAAGATCACTAGCCCTTTCCTTCCTCTCTCTCCTCCACCTCTCCGACATCTCCACCGCCACCTCATCAGAATCAAACTCCGACCATCCCACCCTCTCCGCAACCCTCATCCGAGAATTCCTCCCCGTCATCAGCTACCGTGACCTTGCCGAAGATTCGAAAACAGTAGAGTGTGCGGTGTGTCTGAACGAATTTGCCGGCGAGGAAGAGATCAGGTGTATGACGAATTGTAAACATATTTTTCACAAGAGATGTGTGGACAGTTGGATTGATCATGATCAGAAGACGTGTCCGCTTTGTAGGACCCAATTTGTACCTTATAAGAAAATGGAAGATTATAATCAACGGTTATGGAAAGCTTGTGAATCTGAATCTGAATGTGAATATGATGATGATTATGCTCTTTTTTCTCATCATGATGATGATCCCCTCATTGCTTCACTTTGA